The genomic window AGTCCTCCATCGGacggctggctgcagcctccaggggagagtggcggctcctcggagacagtggctatccgcttaggcctcacctgttcaccccagtggctaacccgggagacgtccacgaggaacagtaggcctacaacgtagcccaccgtctggcccggtgcattgtcgagcgcacgatcggcaggtggaagttgcgcttccgATGCCTCCACAAGtccggcggagggctccagtttgcgCCAGCCAAGTCGTGCGTTGTGATCTGCGTGACAgcaatgttgcacaacattgcagccaaggctggggtggcgttgggtgaaccggacaaggacgaggacgaggacgaggacgaggaagatccGTTTTGGGACGGCCTCCCGGATTACGCTGCTGGTTTGGAATCACGCCGAAGAGTGATCGCGGCTtttttttaccccccccccccttccccatgatgtcactaaacatccccgtcaacgtgaccaatccccaccatatcccagccttttgcctgctccttttgcctttaatttttttttcatttctttcattcattattttgtttcttttttctttcctttcattcattattttattttatttttaattttttgggttattttaggctatgttttataagtagcctatgtcacagtctgcacaaatccccccactttctctcacacattttgagtgccctgcctgcgcaaaatttttctggactgtcccgttttattttggccattttaacatctttattaattaatcaaactaagaacataaaggcgcaatgcgttttaataaaacgcatccaatacacggaaagtccgatggtgacgccactgaggctatagtaggctaacgatgctctttgCGTCCTACGAGTACGTACGAGTAATCGTTAgttacgagcgttttcacgacgttcgttaccaacgatgctttcgggaaacgcggtgaaaactctacgatgcccttacgacgcacttcacgatccacttaggctaacgacgctttcgggaaacgaggcccagAGCTCTGGGGCCCATGACGTAGGGCCTACAGTCCCTGACTGTAGGCTATGTAGGCATATGTCAATGTGTTCTGGATTAATTCACAATTTAATGTTCATGCCGGGAGGATGCATACAGTATTGCCAACCTGTTTATAGCTCTCGTTTACTCACTGCGGGATGAGATGAAGATGTCTGTGTGGTAAAGGTTTTCAAGAACATTCCCGTCCGAAAATAACACAAACAATTGTGGGGTGGCGCACTGATGATCAAATTTAATCGGATTCTTACGATATACACACAATGTCCAAATGCACATACGTTTCCAGAGTCGTTGATTTGTTTAGCaatatatttattcaatatttgTACCGTTGCAGGTAATTCGTTGAACACACAGTGAAACTATGGGTGGACTGTAAATCATAAACAACTTCATATCAGAAAATATATGCCTACGATTCTCCAATAAATCAATAGTAGCCTAGCTATCGGTAACTCATCATCATATTGCAACAGTAAGGACAAATGAAAATATAATTCAGTTTATCTAGACAATTAGCCTACACGGGCTTCTTTTCCTTTGGTCCCCCAATGCATGAGCTTTTGAATTGTTGTAATAACACGGTCATTGAAACACAGTAATCGAGGAGAGTTGCACATTGACTCAAAGGACAATGTCCTGCTTCATCCCTACACGCTCCGTTCCTCCCCaagcctctccctccccctccccgtctgCCTCCCCGTCCCGCTCCCCGTCCCATCCTCAGCACAGGTGTCCTATGTCGTTCTTGGTGCAGCCCAGGTTGCAGCACATCCCGGCAACGCCAAGAGAAaagttcctcttcctcctcaatgAGGAGGAGGCTTGGGGCCACTCGACGCTCGATTGTTTTCCCTGCTGCTCTGACGTCATGGACAGGTGAAAATCCCCCAGAGGGTCCTGCGTGCGCACCGGGCCCCCGGCGTCCCGCCCGAACGCAGCCAGCAGGTCGGCCAACGTGTCGCTGAAgctggggggtgggtgggggtacgGGACGACCTCTATTACTTTAGCGTAATCTTTCTGCCAGCTTGGTTGGTTGGCTTCTTCTTGTGGGACGTCACTGTAGTAGTTCCTCTGGAAGGGgtctgtttggggggggggggggggggggggggggggggggagagagagagagagagagagagagagagagagagagagagagagagagagagagagagagagagagagagagagagagagagagagagagagagagagagagagagaggcttttaAATACAGACCCAAACTACAACGGAGCTGTCCGTAgtcctggaaaaaaaaaaaaggttctgACCAAAATGCAGTGGGCTTCTCCATTTCGGTGAATTAACTTCTACCGTATCTTCTATGCCTATTCCTCTTAAAAGCCTGGTCTTTGCGTTTCAGACAAATCGCAAACAAgttagataaaaaaaacatagccTACAAATAACGGCAAACATGTATTACGTTTCTGAACACAGAGgttacaaaataaaaagcattaaaGCTTATTAAAGGAGAACTCACCCAAGTGGTCGTCTAAGGAGCGTTTCCAGCGGGAGCCGCCGCATGTGAATATGACGGCTCTGATGAACTCCCTCCCGCAGAGCTTCACCCCGTAGTCCCGGGGGACCAGCAGCCCGTTCGCCGccccgctgcacacacacaccagcaccagcaccgccGCCACGGCCACTCTCAGAAgcatcctcttcttcttcaaCCTTTTTCAGCGTAATATGCTCGACGGTGGGACTTTCCTGCTTCTCCCCAACACGAACGGAATAACAAAGTCGTACTATGAGCgccttttctcttttctctcgcGGTAACTATGGTAATTATTTTTGAACTGAAGAAGAAATCTCGTTGGTTTCAGTGAGTTTGCGTCAACTCGCAGCGGTGTCGGGCACTGAACTAGTGAGTCTTCTGCCAGTGTGTCTAATAGGAGACTTTGGTTTTCTCTTCTTGCGTCCTTCTGGGGAATGAGCCCTTATATAGCCACCCCAACTAGCCATCAATGAGTCATGGTCTCCTCATCTGCCTAAGCCCccaaccttacacacacacacacacacacacacacacacacacacacacacacacacacacacacacacacacacacacacacacacacacacacacacacacacacacacacacacacacacacacacacacacacacacacgagggcacacacacacacaggtacacctGCAGCTTACCATAATAATTAccctcacaaacacagataaGACCACAACACACTCAATCAAACTTTCAATGGATCAATGGACAATTTTAAGTCTCCATATGTAGCAGGCGGTCCCCTAGTCATGGATATCGGACGACTGGTAGATGTATTGGTAGACCACCCTTTAACCCCAGAGGGTCCCTCAGGGGTTAAATGATATTGCATGCTTTGGAGATGCTCTTCTTCTAACGACCCCCTCCTCCCGTTCTCCGCCCCCTTTCCGGACACATTGGAACATTCCTCATCCCTCTATTATGAATGGACTGGACCATTCCTGTGTTGCCCCTTTTCTCGGCGTGAACCTCGTTCACAGAACGTGAACGTAAACGACAGAAGAGTTTAATCAGTTAATGGTTTCCAATGGGGAAAACACTGATTTTAAGTCAAATGCAAACATTGCGTAGTgcaaaaataatcacaaacacCATCATTAATAActggaaaatatattttattgcttATTTATTTGAGTTTGATAGTGCAAATGTAAAACATAAGAGTGGTTATTCTTTACGATGCCAGACGACATCAGACGATTATTTAGTAAAATGGCCGCAACTGACATCAGGATCTTTAGCATCAAGTGGTGGAGTGGGCAGATTCCGGAAGACAGGGTGATCATGAGGGATAGGCCATGCACGGAGTGCGTTGGGTCTGGCCTTACGGATGTCCTCTAGGGCCTGGAAGGTCAGGTGCCCTCCTGGTGGGCCCAGTTTGGCTCGCTCTGACCCCATgagtctctctgcctcctctggAGAGACAATGCAGGAAGTTATCTCACAACCTGCTGCATTACTTCAGTGGAGTTCCAATAGTGACTCTGCTTTTAAACAGCTCTCCTCGCAAGTGCTCCTTTTACAAGACTGCGTAACATTTgacattaaaggtgacatattataccaccaggtgtggatGTGATTAACCGTCATTcatctaggcggacacgcccacttgtgatgtcagaagaggcagattttctaaacggcttgcaacggctaatcacactcacacctggtgtgaGTGTTAGACACCTTTAAGGTTTCTACCATGATTTGGATTTGGATTCTATATAGATTCAAAAACGCTTCCGTTTACAAAAAAGCCACATTGTGCTCACGACCGCCTCAGCCTGGttacagattcacacacacatttaggtATCGGACTCGCACCGGTTACATTTGTGTACAGAAAACGTGGGTCGATTTAGCAACCGGGATGTGGCCGTTTACATCTCTTTGGATAATGTTGCAATCATGTTTCATAGGAATCGTAGAATCTCGAAGAAAAGTAGCCACAGCACGATGTTTAAGATAATCGTGCATGTTGCACCCACCTTGCTGTACTCTGGTGGGCGCCTGCGGGAGTATGAGCTCAGCGATGACTTGAAAACGCTTCTGCAAGAGATTCTGTCAGGACGATGAGCTACCGTAAGTGAAAGGATTTGAATAAGACCCCAGGTTAGCCGTTGACATTCTCTATGATTTTGGCCAACCCACCCCATCTCGCGGTGCACGTAAGTTCAGATATTGGGCAGTTGGTGACCCATTGACATCCATTATACTCCCAAAGATTGTTTGGCAGCTCTCATAGCTGTGTCTTTGTTTGATCCAACCAAAGtaagcacacacagactgcCCTGTGGGCAGCTTCTCCAATAAttcccacaaacaaacaaatccacaTCCATAAAAATCATGTCCATCATCTGGACCTAGACCATTACCCTGGGGTCTTAACAAACTGGCCAAATCCTTTGATCTCGGTTGAATGTAGCGTAGCCGACACCGCGACCGGGGTGGTGCAGTCTAGAGGTTGTTTTCGTTGCTCGTACAGTCCTCGCAGTAACCCCCGTTATCGTAGATGCCGACAAAGGGGGGCCTCGAACTCGCGCAGTGTTTAGCGGTGTTGTGCACCTCGTCCACTCACACCCGTGGCGGGAGGACCAAGGGAGCGGCCTCACCTCTGACCCGGCCCCGCAGGGTGCCGTAGACCTGGTCCAGCTGGTAGGTCAGCACGCAACCCAGGGGGACCAGTGGCGCCAGCAGGACCAGCCTCCTCCTCTGAAAGGCACTGCCAAGtcgaaaacaacaacacactccCTCAGTCCTGAATGGCCGTCTCACACCTTAGTTACTCAGGTGTAAGTGATTGGTCATTATAAATGGTGAGACAACACGTCTCTGACTGAATGCTAGGTTTAGCAGCTCAATCGTCCACCTAAATACGTTTTTTTGAGGACAATGCTTACAAGTCCATAATGGCTATGGAATGCTTGAATTACAGGCATCTGTAACCTTGCAAaaaagtaacaaagaacacttAATATTTAATAGTGATATTAAGTATCACTATTAAGTATTAGTggtattacagtttttctcagatgctttggtacatttctcagatcagaattgaattTCTCAacactacctgttcaatcttcacatcattgtgtcacttgtgcacatcaaaaaagcagtttctcatttctttgaacaagttgcaaatgctttggtacattcatgcacatgattatgcacaattctctgctctttcctacatacaaaatgtattgcaatgggactctattgaatagtctcacccccacaacatttaggaattagttcattgcataagtctttacatgcaaaatggttgaacaagttgtcataatatgtcaagcatatttatatacatttccattagatttttttttttttaatctgtcctgaattggtaaattgctaccaggtgaatcttgactttggtggatctcctgaaccatgaactggcaattATACATATAGgtggagcacaacacaacacaatgttacattttctgacaatggaaggacaaggaattggacagggtcaacagccagagagaagaagaagaggaagaggagtgaggctgcctGAGAATTTGTTGCCCAACAGACAGGgacgtcaggaggtgtaggaagactgcactgtaattcctacagcagtgagtgagtgagtgagtgagtgagtgagtgagtgagtgagtgagtgagtgagtgagtgagtgagtgagtgagtgagtgagtgagtgagtgagtgagtgagtgagtgagtgagtgagtgagtgagtgagtgagtgagtgagtgagtgagtgagtgagtgagtgagagagagagagagagtgtgtgtgtgtgtgtgtgtgtgtgtgatataacCAGCCGCACCCCACACAGAGCCCCACGGTGGAGACTGCGCAGAAGGCTCCGTAGTATCTGACGAACTCCCTGGACCAGGCTATCTCCATGGCATTTgtccgctccaaccactggtTCTGCAGCTCCATCATTCGCTCCTGCTGTAAACGCACACacggatagacacacacacaaacacacaattacacacatacatggacaaacacacacaacacacacaaacccacacacgtacattgcacacacacgagTATATGTACACGTACTTGAACACATACGGTCACATaaaaatgcacatacacatacaaatacacacacatacacaacacacgcatAGGTACgtggcacacacgcatacacacatccacacacaaacacgtaggcctacacaaacaaacacacacacatgtgaattTTACTGGCCtagaaataaatacaatgaataacaataacaatagcaataaatacatatttttttatgataaCATTTTAAATA from Gadus macrocephalus chromosome 4, ASM3116895v1 includes these protein-coding regions:
- the plgrkt gene encoding plasminogen receptor (KT) isoform X3, giving the protein MGQWNSTPSEIDGDKPFLMYKEQLQQERMMELQNQWLERTNAMEIAWSREFVRYYGAFCAVSTVGLCVGAFQRRRLVLLAPLVPLGCVLTYQLDQVYGTLRGRVRGEAAPLVLPPRVGGRETHGVRASQTGPTRRAPDLPGPRGHP
- the plgrkt gene encoding plasminogen receptor (KT) isoform X2, whose product is MGQWNSTPSEIDGDKPFLMYKEQLQQERMMELQNQWLERTNAMEIAWSREFVRYYGAFCAVSTVGLCVGAFQRRRLVLLAPLVPLGCVLTYQLDQVYGTLRGRVRGEAAPLVLPPRVISCRSVFKSSLSSYSRRRPPEYSKRRQRDSWGQSEPNWAHQEGT
- the plgrkt gene encoding plasminogen receptor (KT) isoform X4, with amino-acid sequence MGQWNSTPSEIDGDKPFLMYKEQLQQERMMELQNQWLERTNAMEIAWSREFVRYYGAFCAVSTVGLCVGAFQRRRLVLLAPLVPLGCVLTYQLDQVYGTLRGRVRESLAEAFSSHR
- the plgrkt gene encoding plasminogen receptor (KT) isoform X1, translating into MGQWNSTPSEIDGDKPFLMYKEQLQQERMMELQNQWLERTNAMEIAWSREFVRYYGAFCAVSTVGLCVGAFQRRRLVLLAPLVPLGCVLTYQLDQVYGTLRGRVREEAERLMGSERAKLGPPGGHLTFQALEDIRKARPNALRAWPIPHDHPVFRNLPTPPLDAKDPDVSCGHFTK
- the rln1 gene encoding prorelaxin H1, with product MLLRVAVAAVLVLVCVCSGAANGLLVPRDYGVKLCGREFIRAVIFTCGGSRWKRSLDDHLDPFQRNYYSDVPQEEANQPSWQKDYAKVIEVVPYPHPPPSFSDTLADLLAAFGRDAGGPVRTQDPLGDFHLSMTSEQQGKQSSVEWPQASSSLRRKRNFSLGVAGMCCNLGCTKNDIGHLC